From a region of the Mycolicibacterium sp. MU0050 genome:
- the proB gene encoding glutamate 5-kinase gives MSQHREAIRTARSVVVKIGTTALTTPTGKFDPSRLQYLADSIEARMRAGSDVVIVSSGAIAAGIEPLGLSRRPVDLATKQAAASVGQVALVNSWSAAFGHYGRTVGQVLLSAHDFSMRVQHTNAQRTLDRLRSLHAVAIVNENDTVATNEIRFGDNDRLSALVAHLVGADALVLLSDVDGLYDGDPRKATPERPARFIPEVSGPEDLADVTAGQGSHLGTGGMVSKLSSALLAADAGVPVLLAPAAEAKTALTDASVGTVFAPRATRMSARRFWVRYAAEATGALTLDDGAVRAVVQQRRSLLPAGITAVSGRFLGGDVVELHAPDATVVGRGVVAYDAAELSTMLGRSTADLPAELRRPAVHADDLVAG, from the coding sequence ATGAGTCAGCACCGCGAGGCGATCCGGACCGCGCGGTCGGTGGTCGTCAAGATCGGTACCACGGCGTTGACCACGCCGACCGGCAAGTTCGACCCGTCCCGACTGCAGTATCTGGCCGACTCGATCGAGGCCCGGATGCGGGCGGGCTCGGATGTGGTGATCGTGTCCTCGGGTGCGATCGCCGCCGGCATCGAACCGCTGGGGTTGTCCCGGCGTCCCGTCGACCTGGCGACGAAGCAGGCCGCGGCCAGCGTCGGGCAGGTGGCCCTGGTGAATTCGTGGAGCGCGGCGTTCGGCCACTACGGCCGCACCGTCGGCCAGGTGTTGCTGTCGGCGCACGACTTCTCGATGCGCGTGCAACACACCAACGCGCAACGGACGCTGGACCGGCTGCGGTCCCTGCACGCGGTCGCCATCGTCAACGAGAACGACACCGTGGCCACCAACGAGATCCGGTTCGGTGACAACGACCGGCTTTCGGCATTGGTGGCGCATCTGGTCGGGGCGGACGCGCTGGTCCTGCTCAGCGACGTCGACGGCCTCTACGACGGCGACCCGCGCAAGGCCACACCGGAGCGCCCGGCGCGCTTCATCCCGGAGGTGTCCGGCCCGGAAGACCTGGCGGATGTGACCGCGGGGCAGGGCAGTCACCTGGGCACCGGGGGCATGGTCTCGAAGCTGTCGTCGGCGCTGTTGGCCGCCGACGCCGGCGTGCCCGTCCTGTTGGCGCCGGCCGCGGAGGCCAAGACCGCGCTGACGGACGCCTCGGTGGGCACGGTGTTCGCGCCCCGGGCCACCCGGATGTCGGCGCGGCGCTTCTGGGTGCGCTACGCCGCGGAGGCGACCGGGGCCCTGACCCTCGACGACGGCGCGGTGCGCGCCGTGGTGCAGCAGCGTCGTTCGCTGTTGCCCGCCGGCATCACCGCGGTCTCCGGCCGGTTCCTCGGCGGTGACGTGGTGGAGTTGCACGCGCCCGACGCGACGGTGGTCGGCCGCGGGGTGGTGGCGTATGACGCCGCGGAGCTGAGCACCATGCTGGGGCGGTCCACCGCCGATCTGCCCGCCGAGTTGCGTCGTCCGGCGGTACACGCCGACGACCTGGTGGCCGGCTAG
- a CDS encoding TetR/AcrR family transcriptional regulator, with product MASVTRKPQANRTQRRERIERQLLEATDRLMSDGASFTELSVDRLATEAGISRASFYVYFEDKGHLLRRLATQVFTDLTDAAQLWWSVADRRRPADLHAGMAAIIAVYRQHQPVLVALNELAPYDAAVRDTYRELLAGVSTGVARVITAGQADGSIRTELPAATTATTLTWMVERTCQQNLPTQPRSYDAELAEVLTEIVWSTLYLTPLRG from the coding sequence ATGGCCTCAGTGACCCGCAAGCCCCAGGCCAACCGCACGCAGCGGCGGGAACGCATCGAGCGCCAACTACTGGAGGCCACCGACCGGCTGATGAGCGACGGCGCCAGCTTCACCGAACTCAGCGTGGACCGGCTGGCCACCGAGGCGGGGATCTCCAGGGCCAGCTTCTACGTCTACTTCGAGGACAAGGGCCATCTGCTGCGCCGCCTGGCCACCCAGGTGTTCACCGACCTCACCGACGCGGCACAACTCTGGTGGTCGGTGGCAGACCGTCGGCGCCCCGCCGATCTGCATGCGGGCATGGCCGCGATCATCGCCGTCTATCGGCAACATCAACCGGTGCTGGTCGCGCTCAACGAACTGGCGCCCTACGACGCCGCCGTCCGCGACACCTACCGCGAGCTACTCGCCGGGGTCAGCACCGGAGTGGCCCGGGTGATCACCGCCGGCCAGGCCGACGGCTCGATCCGCACCGAGCTGCCCGCGGCCACCACCGCCACCACGCTGACCTGGATGGTGGAACGAACCTGTCAGCAGAATCTGCCGACCCAGCCCCGCTCCTATGACGCCGAGCTGGCCGAAGTACTCACCGAAATCGTGTGGAGCACTTTGTATCTGACGCCGCTGCGCGGGTGA
- a CDS encoding cytochrome P450 yields MTSVMPNTPPAAPGDRPYDPIDLSSRAFWSTTAVDRERSFAELRAERPVSWHRRVEDSLMPSPEDKGFWAITRHADIVEVSRNSEVFLSGHGVLFENVPQELLEASQSFLAMDPPRHTLIRKVVHSAFTPRQVRRIEDSIKASAKDIVTELREAGSGADFVHYCSKELPLRTLADMVGIPESERVQVADAADALVSWADPEYLNGRDAMEVLVGSQMYLHQVALALAAERRENPGDDLFSALVQAEVEGSRLTDPEIAAFFVLLAVAGNDTTRQTTSHGMKALCDFPDQREWLVADFDKRIGLAVEELIRWASPVMTFRRTAATDYELRGQQIKAGEKVVMFYPSGNWDTEVFDHPERLDLGRDPNPHVGFGGGGRHFCLGAHVARAQLRAIFGELLQQLPDLQVGEPSYVAGNFIHAVRSMPTHW; encoded by the coding sequence ATGACCTCTGTGATGCCCAACACACCGCCGGCGGCCCCCGGCGATCGTCCGTACGACCCCATCGACCTGTCCTCCCGCGCGTTCTGGTCCACCACCGCCGTCGACCGCGAGCGCTCGTTCGCCGAACTGCGTGCCGAGCGGCCGGTGAGCTGGCACCGACGGGTCGAGGACTCGCTGATGCCGAGCCCCGAGGACAAGGGGTTCTGGGCGATCACCCGGCACGCCGACATCGTCGAGGTCAGCCGCAACAGCGAGGTGTTCCTCTCCGGCCACGGCGTGCTGTTCGAGAACGTTCCGCAGGAACTGCTGGAGGCCTCGCAGTCGTTCCTGGCCATGGATCCGCCCCGGCACACCCTGATCCGCAAGGTGGTCCATTCCGCGTTCACCCCGCGTCAGGTGCGGCGCATCGAGGACTCGATCAAGGCCAGCGCCAAGGACATCGTCACCGAGCTGCGCGAGGCCGGCAGTGGCGCGGACTTCGTCCACTACTGCTCGAAGGAACTGCCGCTGCGCACCCTGGCGGACATGGTCGGCATCCCCGAATCCGAGCGCGTCCAGGTGGCCGACGCCGCCGACGCGCTGGTGTCCTGGGCCGACCCGGAGTACCTGAACGGGCGCGACGCCATGGAGGTGCTCGTCGGTAGCCAGATGTACCTGCACCAGGTGGCGTTGGCGCTGGCCGCCGAGCGCCGGGAGAACCCCGGTGACGACCTGTTCAGCGCGCTGGTCCAGGCCGAGGTCGAGGGCTCGCGGCTGACCGATCCCGAGATCGCGGCGTTCTTCGTGCTGCTGGCGGTGGCCGGCAACGACACCACCCGGCAGACCACCAGCCACGGGATGAAGGCGCTCTGCGACTTCCCCGACCAGCGCGAGTGGCTGGTCGCCGACTTCGACAAGCGCATCGGCCTGGCGGTCGAGGAGCTGATCCGGTGGGCCAGCCCGGTGATGACCTTCCGGCGCACCGCCGCCACCGACTACGAGCTGCGCGGCCAGCAGATCAAGGCGGGCGAGAAGGTGGTCATGTTCTACCCGTCGGGCAACTGGGACACCGAGGTCTTCGACCATCCCGAGCGCCTGGACCTGGGCCGCGACCCGAACCCGCACGTGGGCTTCGGCGGCGGCGGCCGGCACTTCTGCCTCGGCGCGCACGTGGCCCGCGCGCAACTCCGGGCGATCTTCGGTGAGCTGCTGCAACAGCTGCCGGATCTGCAGGTGGGCGAACCCTCCTACGTGGCGGGCAACTTCATCCACGCGGTCCGGAGCATGCCCACCCACTGGTGA
- a CDS encoding Sir2 family NAD-dependent protein deacetylase: MGISELVGVLSGRRIAVLTGAGLSTDSGIPDYRGPDSPASNPMTISQFLSGPEFRRRYWARNHVGWRHMDASAPNAGHRALAALEAAGVVVGVITQNVDLLHTKAGSRVVINLHGTYAQVICLGCGLTMSRAALAEELHARNPGFAERAEPVGGIGVAPDADALVSDPASIAAFRYLDCPRCTGILKPDIVYFGENVAKEVVQQAYSLVDAADALLVAGSSLTVFSGYRFVRHAAARGMPVAIVNRGATRGDDLATVKLVAGCSEILTLLAGELTPVISA, translated from the coding sequence GTGGGCATTTCGGAGCTCGTCGGCGTGTTGAGCGGCCGGCGCATCGCGGTACTCACCGGCGCCGGATTGTCCACCGATTCCGGAATCCCCGACTACCGCGGCCCGGACTCCCCGGCGAGCAACCCGATGACCATCAGCCAGTTCCTGTCGGGGCCGGAATTCCGGCGGCGCTACTGGGCGCGTAACCATGTGGGTTGGCGACACATGGATGCCAGCGCGCCGAATGCCGGGCACCGCGCGCTGGCCGCGCTGGAGGCCGCCGGAGTCGTCGTCGGGGTGATCACCCAGAACGTCGACCTGCTGCACACCAAGGCCGGTAGCCGCGTGGTGATCAACCTGCACGGCACCTACGCCCAGGTGATCTGCCTGGGTTGCGGGCTGACCATGAGCCGAGCGGCGTTGGCCGAGGAACTGCACGCCCGCAATCCCGGTTTCGCCGAACGGGCCGAACCCGTCGGCGGTATCGGGGTCGCGCCCGACGCGGACGCGCTGGTCTCCGATCCGGCGTCCATCGCGGCGTTCCGCTACCTCGACTGTCCGCGCTGCACCGGCATCCTCAAGCCCGACATCGTCTACTTCGGCGAGAACGTCGCCAAAGAGGTTGTCCAGCAGGCCTATTCACTGGTCGACGCTGCCGACGCGCTGCTGGTGGCGGGGTCGTCGCTGACGGTGTTCTCCGGTTACCGTTTTGTCCGGCATGCCGCGGCGCGCGGGATGCCGGTGGCGATCGTCAATCGTGGCGCCACCCGCGGCGACGATTTGGCCACGGTCAAGCTGGTCGCCGGTTGCTCGGAGATCCTCACCCTGCTGGCCGGCGAGCTCACCCCGGTGATTTCGGCGTGA
- a CDS encoding NAD(+) synthase: protein MDFYSVYQHGFVRVAACTLHTTLADPDANAAAVLSTARECHDEGVALAVFPELTLTGYSIEDILLQDTLLDAVERALADLAAATAELLPVLVVGAPLRFGNRVYNTAVVIHRGTVLGVVPKSYVPNYREFYERRQLAAGDDERGLITVGGFEAPFGSDLLFAAADHPDFVLHVEICEDMWVPVPPSARAALAGATVLANLSGSPITVGRAEDRKLMARSASSRCLAAYVYAAAGEGESTTDLAWDGQTMIYENGVLLAESERFPKGPLRSVADVDVSLLRAERLRMGTFDDNRRTFGIDQSSVRRVEFALDPPDGDIGLRRRVERFPFVPSDPSRLQQDCYEAYNIQVAGLEQRLRALNYPKIVLGVSGGLDSTHALIVAARAMDREGRPRSDILAFTLPGFATGDRTKGNAIALSQALGVTFAEIDIRDTAKLMLTEMDHPFGRGEEVYDVTFENVQAGLRTDYLFRLANQRGGIVLGTGDLSELALGWSTYGVGDQMSHYNVNGGVPKTLIQHLIRWVISSGQFDDDVDAVLQSVLDTEISPELVPTGEDEEIQSTESKIGPYVLQDFSLFQVLRYGFGPAKVAFLAWHAWHDAEQGHWPMGYPLDKRPSYSLKEIRHWLQVFAQRFYSFSQFKRSALPNGPKVSAGGSLSPRGDWRAPSDMSARIWLDAIDREVPEG, encoded by the coding sequence ATGGACTTCTACAGCGTCTACCAGCACGGGTTCGTCCGCGTGGCCGCCTGCACGCTGCACACGACGCTCGCCGACCCCGACGCCAACGCGGCGGCGGTGCTGAGCACCGCCCGGGAATGCCACGACGAGGGCGTGGCGTTGGCGGTGTTTCCCGAGCTGACCCTGACCGGCTACTCGATCGAGGACATCCTGCTGCAGGACACCCTGCTCGACGCGGTGGAACGGGCGCTGGCCGACCTGGCGGCGGCCACGGCGGAACTGCTGCCGGTGCTGGTGGTCGGCGCCCCGCTGCGATTCGGTAACCGGGTGTACAACACCGCGGTGGTCATCCACCGCGGCACCGTGCTGGGTGTGGTGCCCAAGTCCTATGTGCCCAACTACCGCGAGTTCTACGAACGTCGGCAACTGGCCGCCGGCGACGACGAGCGCGGGCTGATCACCGTCGGCGGGTTCGAGGCGCCGTTCGGGTCCGATCTGTTGTTCGCCGCCGCGGACCACCCGGATTTCGTGCTGCACGTGGAGATCTGCGAGGACATGTGGGTGCCGGTCCCGCCGAGCGCCCGCGCGGCGTTGGCCGGAGCGACGGTGTTGGCGAACCTGTCCGGCAGCCCGATCACCGTGGGCCGCGCCGAGGATCGCAAGCTGATGGCGCGCTCGGCGTCCTCGCGGTGCCTGGCCGCGTACGTCTACGCCGCCGCCGGCGAGGGGGAGTCCACCACCGACCTGGCCTGGGACGGCCAGACCATGATCTACGAAAACGGGGTGCTGCTCGCCGAATCCGAGCGCTTCCCCAAGGGTCCGCTGCGCAGCGTCGCCGACGTCGACGTGTCCCTGCTGCGCGCCGAACGGTTGCGGATGGGCACCTTCGACGACAACCGCCGCACCTTCGGTATCGACCAAAGCAGCGTCCGCCGAGTGGAATTCGCCCTCGATCCGCCCGACGGCGACATCGGCCTGCGCCGGCGGGTGGAACGTTTCCCGTTCGTGCCCTCGGACCCGAGCCGGTTGCAGCAGGACTGCTACGAGGCCTACAACATTCAGGTCGCGGGGCTGGAACAGCGGCTGCGGGCGCTGAACTATCCGAAGATCGTCCTCGGGGTCTCGGGCGGCCTGGATTCGACGCACGCGCTGATCGTGGCGGCGCGGGCGATGGACCGGGAGGGCCGGCCCCGCAGCGACATCCTGGCATTCACCCTGCCCGGCTTCGCGACCGGCGACCGCACCAAGGGCAACGCCATCGCACTGTCGCAGGCCCTCGGGGTCACGTTCGCCGAGATCGACATCCGCGACACCGCCAAGCTGATGTTGACCGAGATGGACCACCCGTTCGGCCGCGGCGAGGAGGTCTACGACGTCACCTTCGAGAACGTGCAGGCCGGTCTGCGCACCGACTACCTGTTCCGGTTGGCCAACCAGCGCGGCGGGATCGTGCTGGGCACCGGGGACCTCTCGGAACTGGCGCTGGGCTGGTCCACCTACGGCGTGGGCGACCAGATGTCGCACTACAACGTCAACGGGGGAGTGCCGAAAACCCTGATCCAGCACCTCATCCGGTGGGTCATCTCCAGCGGGCAGTTCGACGACGACGTCGATGCGGTGTTGCAGTCGGTGCTCGACACCGAGATTTCTCCCGAACTGGTGCCCACCGGGGAGGACGAGGAGATCCAGAGCACCGAGTCCAAGATCGGCCCCTATGTGCTGCAGGACTTTTCGCTGTTCCAGGTGCTCCGGTACGGCTTCGGGCCGGCCAAGGTGGCGTTCCTGGCGTGGCACGCCTGGCACGACGCCGAGCAGGGGCACTGGCCGATGGGCTACCCGCTGGACAAGCGCCCGTCGTACTCGCTCAAGGAAATTCGGCACTGGTTGCAGGTGTTCGCGCAGCGCTTCTACTCGTTCAGCCAGTTCAAGCGTTCCGCGCTGCCCAACGGCCCCAAGGTGTCCGCCGGCGGGTCGCTGTCGCCGCGCGGGGACTGGCGCGCGCCGTCGGACATGTCGGCGCGGATCTGGCTCGACGCGATCGACCGTGAGGTGCCCGAGGGCTGA
- a CDS encoding ribokinase has product MARVTVVGSVNLDAVYGVPALPRPGETVLAASSSLGPGGKGGNQAVAAARAGAQVQLVAALGEDTAAHRLRAHLRDNGVGLDGVSTLPVPSGAAVILVEEDSAENVIVVAPGANAHLTLDSQRVRDIVGDCDVLLLQLEIPLPTALAAARQARSTGATVLLNASPPGADPALLAELAAEVDVVVVNESEAAQWRWPVPHLVITRGADGATYTGPNGEFAVSSPAVEALDTSGAGDVFAGVLAAGWSRDPREALRRACAAGALATLTPGAGDCAPTDEAIEDVLALGAG; this is encoded by the coding sequence GTGGCTCGGGTGACGGTGGTCGGCAGCGTGAACCTCGACGCGGTCTACGGCGTCCCCGCCTTACCACGTCCCGGCGAAACCGTGCTGGCGGCCTCCTCGAGCCTGGGACCCGGCGGCAAGGGCGGTAACCAGGCGGTGGCCGCGGCCCGGGCGGGCGCGCAGGTGCAGTTGGTCGCCGCCCTCGGCGAGGACACCGCTGCGCATCGGCTCCGCGCCCACCTGCGCGACAACGGCGTCGGACTCGACGGCGTCAGCACCCTGCCGGTACCCAGCGGCGCCGCCGTGATCCTGGTCGAGGAGGACTCCGCCGAGAACGTGATCGTGGTGGCGCCCGGCGCCAACGCGCACCTGACGTTGGACTCCCAGCGGGTGCGCGACATCGTCGGGGACTGCGACGTGCTGCTGCTGCAGTTGGAGATTCCGCTGCCGACGGCGCTGGCCGCAGCCCGCCAGGCCCGCTCCACGGGGGCGACGGTGCTGCTCAACGCGTCCCCACCCGGTGCCGATCCGGCGCTGCTGGCCGAGTTGGCCGCCGAGGTCGACGTAGTGGTGGTCAACGAGTCCGAGGCGGCACAGTGGCGGTGGCCGGTACCGCACCTGGTGATCACCCGAGGTGCCGACGGGGCGACCTACACGGGCCCCAACGGCGAGTTCGCCGTGAGTTCCCCGGCCGTCGAGGCGCTCGACACCAGCGGCGCCGGTGACGTGTTCGCCGGCGTGCTCGCCGCGGGCTGGTCCCGAGACCCGCGCGAGGCGTTGCGCCGGGCGTGCGCCGCGGGCGCCCTGGCCACCCTGACCCCGGGGGCCGGCGACTGCGCCCCCACCGACGAGGCCATCGAGGACGTGCTCGCCCTCGGGGCCGGCTGA
- a CDS encoding glutamate-5-semialdehyde dehydrogenase: protein MNLQAATLSDTQADLRAQVHDAARRARAASRAVAALTTTVKDQALHAAADAVLAAVDQILAANGEDLTAARAAGTPEAMLDRLALNPQRVEGIAAGLRQVAGLPDPVGEVLRGRTLPNGLQLRQQRVPLGVVGIVYEGRPNVTVDAFGLTLKSGNAVLLRGSSSAARSNAALVSVLRDALSGQGLPADAVQLLPSSDRASVTHLIQARGLVDVVIPRGGAGLIEAVVRDATVPTIETGVGNCHVYIDTAADLDVAERILLNSKTRRPSVCNAAETLLLDRALADTAVRRLTDALTDAGVAVHAKPSEDQLRAEFLSLDMAVAVVDGVDGAIAHINEYGTGHTEAIVTTDLAAAQRFTEQVDAAAVMVNASTSFTDGEQFGFGAEIGISTQKLHARGPMGLSELTSSKWIVWGDGQIRPA from the coding sequence ATGAATCTGCAAGCAGCCACGCTTTCGGATACCCAGGCCGACCTGCGCGCGCAGGTACACGACGCCGCGCGCCGCGCCCGGGCCGCATCGCGCGCCGTGGCCGCGCTGACCACCACCGTCAAGGACCAGGCCCTGCACGCCGCGGCCGATGCCGTGTTGGCCGCCGTCGACCAGATCCTGGCTGCCAATGGTGAGGACCTGACCGCCGCCCGCGCCGCGGGCACCCCCGAGGCCATGCTCGACCGGCTTGCGCTGAACCCGCAGCGGGTCGAGGGCATCGCGGCCGGGCTGCGCCAGGTGGCGGGCCTGCCGGACCCCGTCGGTGAGGTGCTGCGCGGCCGCACCCTGCCCAACGGCCTGCAGCTGCGCCAGCAGCGCGTCCCGCTGGGCGTGGTCGGCATCGTCTACGAGGGCCGGCCCAACGTCACCGTCGACGCCTTCGGGCTCACCCTGAAGTCCGGCAACGCCGTGCTGCTGCGCGGCAGTTCCTCGGCGGCCCGGTCCAACGCGGCGCTGGTGTCGGTGCTGCGCGACGCGCTGTCGGGGCAGGGCCTGCCGGCCGACGCGGTGCAGCTGCTGCCCAGCTCCGACCGCGCCAGCGTCACCCACCTGATCCAGGCCCGCGGCCTGGTCGACGTGGTGATCCCGCGCGGTGGCGCCGGTCTGATCGAGGCCGTGGTGCGCGACGCGACGGTGCCCACCATCGAGACCGGCGTCGGCAACTGCCACGTCTACATCGACACCGCGGCCGACCTGGACGTCGCCGAACGCATCCTGCTGAACTCCAAGACCCGCCGGCCCAGCGTCTGCAACGCCGCCGAGACCCTGCTGCTCGACCGGGCGCTGGCCGACACCGCGGTGCGGCGGCTGACCGACGCCCTGACCGACGCCGGGGTCGCGGTCCACGCGAAGCCCAGCGAAGACCAGTTGCGCGCCGAGTTCCTGTCGTTGGACATGGCGGTGGCCGTCGTCGACGGCGTCGACGGTGCGATCGCGCACATCAACGAGTACGGCACCGGCCACACCGAGGCCATCGTCACCACCGATCTGGCTGCGGCGCAACGCTTCACCGAACAGGTCGACGCCGCGGCGGTGATGGTGAACGCCTCGACGTCGTTCACCGACGGTGAGCAATTCGGGTTCGGCGCCGAAATCGGTATCTCGACCCAGAAGCTGCATGCCCGCGGGCCCATGGGACTGTCGGAGCTGACCTCGAGCAAATGGATTGTTTGGGGCGACGGTCAGATCCGGCCCGCCTGA
- a CDS encoding MoxR family ATPase: protein MDTPARPAPLFTDIDDVTRRLTETGYLPDTATATAVYLADQLGKPLLVEGPAGVGKTELARAVAQSTGAGLVRLQCYEGVDEARALYEWNHAKQILRIQTANAAGGGDWDQTKTDVFSEEFLLQRPLLTAIRRTEPTVLLIDETDKADIEIEGLLLEVLSDFAVTVPELGTITAERKPFVVLTSNATRELSEALKRRCLFLHIDFPDADLERRILLSRVPELPEKLAEELVRIIGVLRGMQLKKVPSVAETIDWGRTVLALGMDTIDDATIAATLGVVLKHQSDQTKASSELRLN from the coding sequence TTGGACACCCCAGCTCGGCCCGCGCCGCTGTTCACCGACATCGACGACGTGACCCGTCGCCTCACCGAGACCGGTTATCTGCCCGACACCGCCACCGCCACCGCCGTCTACCTGGCCGACCAGCTGGGCAAGCCGCTGCTGGTGGAGGGGCCGGCCGGCGTCGGCAAGACCGAACTGGCGCGCGCGGTGGCGCAGTCGACCGGGGCCGGGCTGGTGCGGCTGCAGTGCTACGAGGGCGTCGACGAGGCGCGCGCGCTCTACGAGTGGAACCACGCCAAGCAGATCCTGCGCATCCAGACCGCCAACGCCGCCGGGGGCGGCGACTGGGACCAGACCAAGACGGACGTGTTCAGCGAGGAGTTCCTGCTGCAGCGCCCGCTGCTGACCGCCATCCGGCGCACCGAGCCGACCGTGCTGTTGATCGACGAGACCGACAAGGCCGACATCGAGATCGAGGGCCTGCTGCTCGAGGTGTTGTCCGACTTCGCGGTCACCGTCCCGGAACTGGGCACCATCACCGCCGAGCGCAAACCGTTCGTGGTGCTGACCTCGAACGCCACCCGCGAACTGTCCGAGGCGCTCAAGCGGCGCTGCCTGTTCCTGCACATCGACTTCCCCGACGCCGACCTGGAGCGCCGGATCCTGCTGTCGCGGGTGCCGGAGCTGCCGGAGAAGCTGGCCGAGGAACTGGTGCGCATCATCGGTGTGCTGCGCGGCATGCAGCTCAAGAAGGTGCCGTCGGTGGCCGAGACCATCGACTGGGGCCGCACGGTGCTGGCGCTGGGCATGGACACCATCGACGACGCGACCATCGCCGCGACCCTCGGTGTCGTCCTCAAGCACCAGTCCGATCAGACCAAGGCCAGCTCCGAGCTCCGGCTCAACTGA
- a CDS encoding VWA domain-containing protein — protein sequence MAPQRTRPAQPLAPHGLPGHLVGFVEALRTQGISVGPSETVDAGKVLATLGLSDREVLREGLACAVLRRPDHRETYDAMFDLWWPAALGDRTVLFDEDGVPEADQPPQLPPEDVEAMRKMLLDLLSDNPDLADMDQRLAAMIAQIVEQYGKYNSSRGPSYSSYQALKSMALDELEGKLLAGLLAPYGDSPSPTQEEIAKSLAAQRIAQIRKMVESETKRRTAEQLGRDHVQMYGIPQLAENVEFLRASGDQLKQMRKTVAPLARTLATRLAAKRRRHRAGQIDLRKTLRKSMSTGGVPIDVVLAKPRPARPELVVLCDVSGSVAGFSHFTLLLVDALRQQFSRVRVFAFIDTTDEVTHLFGPDADLAVAVQRITREAEVYTRDGHSDYGHAFVSFLDKFPNVLSPRSSLLILGDGRNNYRNPELELLAHMVSASRHAHWLNPEPRHLWGSGDSVVPRYEDIITMHECRSAKQLASVIDNLLPV from the coding sequence ATGGCACCCCAGCGCACCCGCCCCGCCCAGCCGCTGGCCCCGCACGGGTTGCCGGGCCACCTCGTCGGCTTCGTCGAAGCGCTACGCACGCAAGGTATCTCGGTGGGTCCGTCGGAGACCGTCGATGCCGGCAAGGTGCTGGCGACGCTGGGCCTGAGCGACCGCGAGGTGCTGCGGGAAGGGTTGGCGTGCGCCGTACTGCGCCGGCCGGATCACCGCGAAACCTACGACGCGATGTTCGACCTGTGGTGGCCGGCGGCGCTCGGTGACCGCACGGTGCTGTTCGACGAGGACGGCGTGCCAGAGGCCGATCAACCACCGCAGCTGCCGCCCGAGGACGTCGAGGCCATGCGGAAGATGCTGCTGGATCTGCTCTCCGACAACCCCGACCTGGCCGACATGGATCAGCGGCTGGCCGCCATGATCGCCCAGATCGTCGAGCAGTACGGGAAGTACAACTCCAGCCGGGGCCCGTCGTACTCGAGCTACCAGGCGCTCAAGTCCATGGCGCTCGACGAACTGGAGGGCAAACTGCTCGCCGGCCTGCTCGCCCCGTACGGTGACAGCCCGTCGCCGACGCAGGAAGAGATCGCCAAATCGCTTGCCGCGCAGCGCATCGCCCAGATCCGCAAGATGGTGGAGTCCGAGACCAAGCGGCGCACCGCCGAGCAGCTCGGCCGCGATCACGTGCAGATGTACGGCATCCCGCAGCTGGCCGAGAACGTCGAATTCCTGCGCGCCTCCGGCGACCAGCTCAAGCAGATGCGCAAGACGGTGGCGCCGCTGGCCCGCACGCTGGCCACCCGGTTGGCGGCCAAGCGGCGTCGGCACCGCGCCGGGCAGATCGACCTGCGCAAGACGCTGCGCAAGTCGATGTCCACCGGCGGGGTGCCCATCGACGTCGTACTGGCCAAGCCGCGGCCCGCGCGCCCCGAACTCGTGGTGCTGTGCGACGTCTCCGGCTCGGTCGCGGGGTTCAGCCACTTCACCCTGCTGCTGGTCGACGCGCTGCGCCAGCAGTTCTCCCGGGTGCGCGTGTTCGCCTTCATTGACACCACCGACGAGGTCACCCACCTGTTCGGCCCGGACGCCGACCTGGCGGTGGCCGTGCAGCGGATCACCCGCGAGGCGGAGGTCTACACCCGCGACGGGCACAGCGACTACGGGCACGCGTTCGTGTCGTTTCTCGACAAGTTCCCCAACGTGCTGTCGCCGCGCAGTTCGCTGCTGATCCTCGGCGACGGCCGCAACAACTACCGCAACCCGGAACTCGAGCTGCTGGCGCACATGGTCAGCGCGTCGCGGCACGCGCACTGGCTCAACCCGGAGCCCCGGCACCTGTGGGGCAGCGGCGACTCGGTGGTGCCGCGCTACGAGGACATCATCACCATGCACGAGTGCCGCTCGGCCAAGCAGCTGGCCTCGGTGATCGACAACCTGCTGCCGGTCTGA